A part of Magnetospirillum sp. ME-1 genomic DNA contains:
- the efp gene encoding elongation factor P, translating into MKINANLIRPGNILEHNGRQYAVLKIQIVQPGKGGAFITVEMRDIRTGNKTNERWRTADTVEKCNVEAKECTFLFRDDSIMTFMDSESFEQFTMPNDTLGDTIGFLQDGMVVEVDFVEGSPVSITLPEKVVMKVVEADPVVKGQTASSSYKPAKLENGMKILVPPFLEEGEVIIVSTADCTYVERFKG; encoded by the coding sequence TTCGCCCCGGCAACATTCTCGAGCATAACGGCCGCCAGTACGCCGTGCTGAAGATCCAGATCGTCCAGCCCGGCAAGGGCGGCGCCTTCATCACCGTGGAAATGCGCGACATCCGCACCGGCAACAAGACCAACGAGCGCTGGCGCACCGCAGACACCGTCGAGAAGTGCAACGTCGAGGCCAAGGAATGCACGTTCCTGTTCCGTGACGATTCCATCATGACCTTCATGGATTCCGAGAGCTTCGAGCAGTTCACCATGCCCAACGACACCCTGGGCGACACCATCGGCTTCCTGCAGGACGGCATGGTGGTCGAGGTGGATTTCGTCGAGGGTTCGCCCGTCTCCATCACCCTGCCGGAAAAGGTGGTGATGAAGGTGGTCGAGGCCGATCCGGTGGTGAAGGGCCAGACCGCGTCGTCGTCCTACAAGCCGGCCAAGCTGGAAAACGGCATGAAGATCCTGGTCCCCCCCTTCCTGGAGGAAGGCGAGGTGATCATCGTCAGCACCGCCGACTGCACCTATGTCGAGCGGTTCAAGGGCTAA
- a CDS encoding inositol monophosphatase family protein, translating into MIIRSALLNVMMGAARKAARNLVRDYGEVAQLQVSKKGPADFVSSADLKAEKTLRAELKKARPGFGFLLEEGGEVAGDDKSHRWIIDPIDGTTNFLHGIPNFCISIALERDGELFAGVVYQPLGDEMFHAEKGAGAFLNEHRLRVSARRKLEDTLIATGIPFHGRPGHEVFLKELGAVMGQVAGIRRFGSAALDLAYVAAGRCDGYWETGIQPWDIAAGIVLVKEAGGYVTDFQGGSKMLDNGQVLAANDHLHQPLLKLLKAARG; encoded by the coding sequence GTGATCATTCGCTCCGCCCTGCTCAACGTCATGATGGGGGCGGCCCGCAAGGCCGCCCGCAACCTCGTCCGCGATTACGGCGAGGTGGCGCAGCTGCAGGTGTCCAAGAAGGGCCCCGCCGACTTCGTGTCCTCGGCCGACTTGAAGGCCGAGAAGACGCTGCGTGCCGAGCTGAAGAAGGCCCGTCCCGGCTTCGGCTTCCTGCTGGAAGAGGGCGGCGAGGTCGCCGGCGACGACAAAAGCCACCGCTGGATCATCGATCCCATCGACGGCACCACCAACTTCCTGCACGGCATCCCCAATTTCTGCATCTCCATCGCGCTGGAGCGTGACGGTGAGCTTTTCGCCGGCGTGGTCTACCAGCCGCTGGGCGACGAGATGTTCCATGCGGAAAAGGGTGCCGGCGCCTTCCTGAACGAGCATCGCCTGCGGGTCTCCGCCCGGCGCAAGCTGGAAGACACCCTGATCGCCACCGGCATTCCCTTCCACGGCCGCCCGGGCCACGAGGTCTTCTTGAAGGAGCTGGGCGCGGTGATGGGCCAGGTGGCGGGAATCCGCCGTTTCGGTTCGGCGGCTCTCGATCTCGCCTATGTGGCGGCCGGGCGCTGCGACGGCTATTGGGAAACCGGCATCCAGCCGTGGGACATCGCGGCGGGCATCGTGCTGGTCAAGGAAGCCGGCGGCTACGTCACCGATTTCCAGGGTGGCTCGAAGATGCTGGACAACGGCCAGGTGCTGGCCGCCAACGACCATCTGCACCAGCCGCTGCTGAAACTGCTGAAAGCGGCGCGGGGATAG
- a CDS encoding OmpA family protein has translation MIRGRNVALLALGALVSVAAAPASAQVVVGEYRPSVDVNWDVLDKLGPEPTLPGLVTRPPSAAIPGTAPRPVARPASPKAGAFKSYVEAAPKAAAPKAVTTKPKAEPKAEPKAELAATAPAPKAEIPAALPPKTPEPVKAEPVKVVEAPKASGPAPKPAKPDIAAEVPPPPPKAAAKVEPVKPEPSKAPEPPKAEPPKAEPVKVEPPKVVEAPKVPEPVKAPEPASAVQFVKTPPPAAAPAPVSAPAPAAPAPMPVVPAPVVQAPPMAPPLPVAPPPVVAPAPVVAPPAPVVAPPPAPAPQLAALPPAQPSRKGDNLTVPFATDSSHLPESARAELDRLAQRMDKDESLNLQLLAYAAGDEANASKARRLSLSRALEVRKYLMEMGVRSTRIEVRALGNKVESGAADRVDAMLVAR, from the coding sequence ATGATCAGGGGGAGAAACGTCGCGTTGCTGGCGCTGGGAGCGCTTGTTTCCGTCGCGGCCGCGCCCGCATCCGCCCAGGTGGTGGTGGGTGAGTATCGCCCCAGCGTCGACGTCAACTGGGACGTGCTGGACAAGCTGGGGCCGGAACCCACCCTGCCGGGCCTGGTGACCCGTCCGCCCTCGGCCGCCATTCCCGGGACCGCTCCACGCCCCGTGGCACGGCCCGCCTCCCCTAAGGCCGGCGCGTTCAAGTCCTATGTCGAGGCGGCCCCCAAGGCCGCCGCGCCCAAGGCCGTCACGACCAAGCCCAAGGCCGAGCCCAAGGCCGAGCCCAAGGCCGAGCTCGCCGCGACCGCGCCTGCTCCCAAGGCCGAGATTCCCGCCGCCCTGCCCCCCAAGACCCCCGAGCCGGTCAAGGCCGAGCCGGTCAAGGTTGTCGAGGCCCCCAAGGCATCGGGTCCCGCTCCCAAGCCGGCCAAGCCCGACATCGCGGCCGAGGTGCCTCCGCCGCCGCCCAAGGCTGCCGCCAAGGTCGAGCCGGTGAAGCCCGAGCCGTCCAAGGCCCCCGAACCTCCCAAGGCTGAACCTCCCAAGGCCGAGCCGGTCAAGGTCGAACCGCCCAAGGTGGTCGAGGCCCCCAAGGTTCCCGAGCCGGTCAAGGCGCCGGAACCCGCCTCGGCGGTGCAGTTCGTCAAGACCCCGCCGCCCGCCGCCGCTCCGGCCCCGGTCTCGGCTCCGGCGCCCGCCGCGCCCGCGCCCATGCCGGTGGTTCCCGCCCCCGTGGTACAGGCTCCGCCCATGGCTCCGCCGCTGCCCGTGGCCCCGCCGCCGGTGGTCGCGCCCGCTCCGGTGGTTGCGCCGCCCGCTCCGGTGGTCGCTCCCCCGCCTGCGCCGGCGCCCCAACTGGCGGCCCTGCCGCCCGCCCAGCCCAGCCGCAAGGGCGACAACCTGACGGTGCCCTTCGCCACCGACAGCTCGCATCTGCCGGAATCGGCCCGCGCCGAACTGGACCGCCTGGCCCAGCGCATGGACAAGGACGAAAGCCTGAACCTGCAACTGCTGGCCTATGCCGCCGGCGACGAGGCCAACGCCAGCAAGGCGCGGCGTCTGTCGCTGTCGCGCGCGCTGGAGGTGCGCAAGTACCTGATGGAGATGGGCGTGCGCTCCACCCGCATCGAGGTCCGCGCGCTGGGCAACAAGGTGGAGAGCGGCGCCGCCGACCGCGTCGACGCCATGCTGGTGGCGCGCTAG
- a CDS encoding flagellar motor protein MotA, translated as MIRPTRYLLRMAAFLVLVAALAALLHEGLMAAFAHNPALNALLFGVFLVGIVLNFRQVMLLTPEVEWLDNWRKGQPALSGRLRLLAPMAGMMGERQGRFSLSAMALRSVLDSIAARLEEQRDLSRYVVGLMIFLGLLGTFWGLSQTVGSVGEVIASLAIGGADPAAAFEGLKAGMAKPLAGMGTAFSTSLFGLAGSLALGFLDLNAGQAQNAFYNELEEWLAGQTRLGSGGPLSSVEEGGAGQSVPAYIQALLEQTADSLDNLQRVIARGEDNRGAVNASLTLLTEKLSALTDHMKVEQSLLLKLGEGQLETRALMARMVEGGAGGGMDDASRNHLRSLDGSMKRLVDETVASRDQLTAELRNEIRLLARTIAAIAEEPLER; from the coding sequence ATGATCCGTCCCACCCGCTACCTGCTGCGCATGGCCGCCTTTCTGGTGCTGGTCGCCGCCCTTGCGGCGCTGCTGCACGAGGGGCTGATGGCGGCCTTCGCCCACAATCCGGCGCTGAACGCCCTGCTGTTCGGCGTGTTCCTGGTGGGAATCGTGCTCAATTTCCGCCAGGTGATGCTGCTCACCCCCGAGGTGGAGTGGCTGGACAACTGGCGCAAGGGCCAGCCCGCCCTGTCGGGGCGCCTGCGCCTGCTGGCCCCCATGGCCGGCATGATGGGCGAGCGCCAGGGACGGTTCAGCCTGTCGGCCATGGCGCTGCGCTCGGTGCTGGATTCCATCGCCGCCCGTCTGGAGGAGCAGCGCGACCTGTCGCGCTACGTGGTCGGGCTGATGATCTTCCTGGGCCTGTTGGGCACCTTCTGGGGCCTGTCGCAGACGGTGGGCTCGGTGGGCGAGGTGATCGCCTCGCTGGCCATCGGCGGCGCGGATCCGGCGGCGGCCTTCGAGGGCCTCAAGGCGGGCATGGCCAAGCCCCTGGCCGGCATGGGCACCGCCTTTTCCACCTCGCTGTTCGGCCTGGCCGGGTCGCTGGCGCTGGGTTTCCTCGACCTCAATGCCGGTCAGGCGCAGAACGCCTTCTACAACGAGCTGGAGGAATGGCTGGCCGGGCAGACCCGCCTGGGCTCCGGCGGCCCGCTGAGCTCGGTCGAGGAAGGCGGCGCCGGCCAATCGGTGCCCGCCTATATCCAGGCGCTGCTGGAACAGACCGCCGATTCCCTCGACAATCTCCAGCGGGTGATCGCCCGGGGCGAGGACAATCGCGGCGCCGTCAACGCCTCGCTCACCCTGCTGACCGAGAAGTTGTCGGCGCTGACCGATCACATGAAGGTGGAGCAGTCGCTGCTCTTGAAGCTGGGCGAAGGGCAGCTGGAGACTCGCGCCCTGATGGCCCGCATGGTCGAGGGCGGCGCCGGCGGCGGCATGGACGACGCCAGCCGTAACCATCTGCGCAGCCTGGACGGCAGCATGAAGCGGCTGGTGGACGAGACGGTGGCCAGCCGCGACCAGCTGACCGCCGAGCTGCGCAACGAGATCCGGCTGCTGGCGCGCACCATCGCCGCCATCGCCGAGGAACCGCTGGAGCGCTGA
- a CDS encoding peptidoglycan -binding protein → MPLARRARRSVDIWPGFVDALATLIMVIVFLLMIFVLAQFFLGQALSGRQKALDDLGREMAALAEKLNLQTKANAALQLELESSRADKAKMEAWAAGVHQDMAALLALKDEKEAELAAEKKISDEGRAQLALLNQQMAALKDELARLTAALEASEARDKEQKAQISDLGKRLNVALAGKVEELQKFRSEFFGRLRKVLGDHPGIRIEGDRFVFQSELLFETGSADLGPEGREQVSKLAATVREISAGMPKGLNWVLRVDGHTDKRPITSGKFPSNWELSTARAITVLRALAADGVPKDRLAAAGFGEFQPVDNGKTEAAYAKNRRIEIRFDQR, encoded by the coding sequence ATGCCTCTGGCCCGCCGCGCCCGCCGCTCCGTCGATATCTGGCCCGGCTTCGTCGATGCCCTGGCGACGCTGATCATGGTCATCGTCTTTTTGCTGATGATCTTCGTGCTGGCCCAGTTCTTCCTGGGCCAGGCGCTGTCGGGCCGCCAGAAGGCCCTGGACGATCTGGGCCGCGAGATGGCCGCCCTGGCCGAGAAGCTCAACCTGCAGACCAAGGCCAACGCCGCCCTGCAGCTGGAGTTGGAAAGCAGCCGGGCGGACAAGGCCAAGATGGAGGCCTGGGCGGCGGGGGTTCACCAGGACATGGCGGCGCTGCTGGCCTTGAAGGACGAGAAGGAGGCCGAACTGGCCGCCGAGAAGAAGATCTCGGACGAGGGCCGCGCCCAGCTGGCCCTGCTCAACCAGCAGATGGCGGCGCTGAAGGACGAACTGGCCCGCCTCACCGCCGCGCTGGAAGCCTCGGAAGCCCGCGACAAGGAACAGAAGGCCCAGATCTCGGATTTGGGCAAGCGGCTCAACGTGGCGCTGGCCGGCAAGGTGGAGGAACTGCAGAAGTTCCGCTCGGAATTCTTCGGCCGCCTGCGCAAGGTGCTGGGCGACCATCCCGGCATCCGCATCGAGGGCGACCGCTTCGTCTTCCAGTCGGAATTGCTGTTCGAGACCGGCTCGGCCGATCTCGGCCCCGAGGGGCGCGAGCAGGTGAGCAAGCTGGCCGCCACCGTGCGCGAGATCAGCGCCGGCATGCCCAAGGGCCTCAACTGGGTGCTGCGCGTCGACGGCCATACCGACAAACGCCCCATCACTTCGGGCAAGTTCCCCTCCAACTGGGAACTGTCCACGGCGCGCGCCATCACGGTGCTGCGGGCGCTCGCCGCCGACGGCGTGCCCAAGGATCGCCTCGCCGCGGCCGGATTCGGCGAGTTCCAGCCGGTGGACAACGGCAAGACCGAGGCCGCCTACGCAAAGAACCGCCGGATCGAGATCAGGTTCGATCAGCGGTAG
- the sugE gene encoding quaternary ammonium compound efflux SMR transporter SugE produces MPWILLLQAGLLEIGWAVGLKYVDGLSRPIPLVLTGAAMVGSVVLLGMAMRSLPLGTAYAVWTGIGSVGTVIAGIILFAEPADALRLACIAMIVAGIMGLKLAA; encoded by the coding sequence ATGCCGTGGATTCTTCTTCTGCAGGCCGGATTGCTGGAAATCGGCTGGGCCGTGGGGCTGAAATACGTGGACGGGCTGTCTCGGCCCATCCCCCTGGTGCTGACCGGGGCCGCCATGGTGGGCAGCGTGGTGCTGCTGGGCATGGCCATGCGCTCCCTTCCGCTGGGGACCGCCTATGCGGTGTGGACCGGCATCGGCAGCGTGGGAACGGTGATCGCCGGCATCATCTTGTTCGCCGAGCCCGCCGATGCCCTGCGCCTGGCCTGCATCGCCATGATCGTGGCGGGGATCATGGGCCTTAAATTGGCAGCGTGA
- a CDS encoding DUF6901 family protein, whose amino-acid sequence MAPLDCTMDQTSKISCKQISYRFFTGAQAPLKADLFFDRKTFRLDIPPTAPKPDWARLDHHRCPNCTLSDDCAYCPAALGIAMFLPTFKDSVSHTKAVVEVDTENRTIVSKTTLQAGLGSLIGLVCATSGCPLTRFLRPMARFHLPFADEQETLFRSFSSWLLSAIVQQRMTGTDGPVTLDGLKQHYQDLSVMNSHLAERMRNSVSRDALLNAVIILDLFAQIAPDNIDGGFEDILDAFTVEDE is encoded by the coding sequence ATGGCCCCCCTGGATTGCACCATGGATCAGACTTCGAAGATCAGCTGCAAGCAGATCAGCTACCGCTTCTTCACCGGGGCGCAGGCGCCGCTGAAGGCCGATCTGTTCTTCGACCGCAAGACCTTCCGTCTGGACATCCCCCCCACCGCGCCCAAGCCCGACTGGGCCCGGCTGGACCATCACCGCTGCCCCAACTGCACGCTGTCCGACGATTGCGCCTATTGCCCGGCGGCTCTGGGCATCGCCATGTTCCTGCCCACCTTCAAGGACAGTGTCTCGCACACCAAGGCGGTGGTCGAGGTCGATACCGAAAACCGCACCATCGTCAGCAAGACCACCCTGCAGGCGGGGCTGGGCTCGCTGATCGGGCTGGTCTGCGCCACCTCGGGCTGCCCGCTGACCCGTTTCCTGCGCCCCATGGCCCGCTTCCACCTGCCGTTCGCCGACGAGCAGGAGACCCTGTTCCGCTCGTTCTCGTCCTGGCTGTTGTCGGCCATCGTGCAGCAGCGCATGACCGGCACCGACGGCCCGGTGACCCTGGACGGGCTGAAGCAGCACTACCAGGACCTGTCGGTGATGAACTCGCACCTGGCCGAGCGCATGCGCAACTCGGTCAGCCGCGACGCCCTGTTGAACGCGGTGATCATCCTCGACCTGTTCGCCCAGATCGCGCCGGACAACATCGACGGCGGCTTCGAGGACATCCTGGACGCCTTCACGGTCGAGGACGAGTAA
- a CDS encoding nickel/cobalt transporter, translating to MRLIVLVLSLVPAAAWAALVPGAQAPAPGSDLPEPLRSIAAWGFALQRQLTGQLREQLAVMKETGSWEPAATIILAAFLYGVFHAVGPGHGKVVIGGWFATRRARVVHGLAASLIAAMVQAGSAILAVGVLAGILSLAPRTVSAGAAWLEAGSFAMIAAIGALMTWRTLTGKGCGHDHGHAHHHHDGACCGHHHHHQDGKTERNALFAMAAAVGFRPCSGAILVLLFCFANGMILIGVLATLAMGVGVAVTVAAIGLGALGLNRLVERGFGESSLGGRIRFALALAGALSITGLGLVLLAGTLINGPTAAG from the coding sequence ATGCGGCTGATCGTCCTTGTCCTGTCGCTGGTGCCCGCCGCTGCCTGGGCCGCCCTGGTGCCGGGCGCGCAAGCGCCCGCCCCCGGCTCCGACCTGCCCGAGCCGCTGCGTTCCATCGCCGCCTGGGGCTTCGCCCTGCAGCGGCAGCTGACCGGACAATTGCGCGAGCAGCTGGCGGTGATGAAGGAGACCGGATCGTGGGAGCCGGCCGCCACCATCATCCTCGCCGCCTTCCTCTACGGCGTGTTCCATGCGGTGGGGCCGGGCCACGGCAAGGTGGTGATCGGCGGCTGGTTCGCCACACGGCGCGCCCGCGTCGTCCACGGCCTCGCCGCCAGCCTGATCGCCGCCATGGTCCAGGCCGGTTCGGCCATCCTCGCCGTGGGCGTGCTGGCCGGCATCCTCAGCCTTGCGCCGCGCACCGTATCGGCCGGAGCGGCCTGGCTGGAGGCGGGGTCCTTCGCCATGATCGCCGCCATCGGCGCCCTGATGACCTGGCGGACGCTCACCGGCAAGGGCTGCGGCCATGATCACGGACACGCCCACCATCACCACGACGGCGCCTGCTGCGGCCACCATCATCATCACCAGGACGGGAAGACCGAGCGCAACGCCCTGTTCGCCATGGCGGCGGCGGTGGGCTTCCGCCCCTGCTCGGGCGCCATCCTGGTTCTGCTGTTCTGCTTCGCCAACGGCATGATCCTGATCGGCGTGCTGGCGACGCTGGCCATGGGCGTCGGCGTGGCGGTCACCGTGGCCGCCATCGGGCTGGGGGCGCTGGGCCTCAACCGGCTGGTGGAACGGGGATTTGGCGAATCCAGCCTGGGCGGACGCATCCGTTTCGCCCTGGCCCTGGCCGGGGCCTTGTCCATCACCGGGCTGGGCCTGGTGCTGCTGGCCGGCACCTTGATCAACGGACCGACAGCGGCCGGATAA
- a CDS encoding DUF1007 family protein, producing MRRLLILLLLALPGPALAHPHVLVDVHALVEFKDGKIVSLFMGWKFDAVFSASLLKDFDKNKNNRLDPDEMKDLEREAFRDTKPQSHFTYARIGADPVVWPDATDFKVIAVKDSLMYAFRLPLPRPVDPRRESFSFTTYEETFYIDMDFPTDNAVTLNGEGSAGCKATIAPDHGNTIFGGAVTPKRATVTCG from the coding sequence ATGCGCCGCCTCCTGATCCTGCTTCTCCTGGCCCTGCCCGGACCGGCGCTGGCCCATCCCCATGTGCTGGTGGACGTCCACGCCCTGGTGGAATTCAAGGACGGCAAGATCGTCAGCCTGTTCATGGGCTGGAAGTTCGACGCGGTGTTCAGCGCCTCGCTGCTCAAGGATTTCGACAAGAACAAGAACAACCGCCTGGACCCCGACGAGATGAAGGATCTAGAGCGCGAGGCCTTCCGCGACACCAAGCCGCAAAGCCATTTCACCTATGCCCGCATCGGAGCCGACCCGGTCGTCTGGCCGGACGCCACCGACTTCAAGGTGATCGCGGTCAAGGACAGCCTGATGTACGCGTTCCGCCTGCCGCTCCCCCGTCCGGTGGACCCGCGCCGGGAATCCTTCAGCTTCACCACCTATGAAGAGACCTTCTACATCGACATGGACTTTCCCACCGACAACGCGGTCACCCTGAACGGCGAGGGATCGGCCGGCTGCAAGGCGACCATCGCGCCCGACCACGGCAACACCATCTTCGGCGGCGCGGTGACACCCAAGCGGGCCACGGTGACATGCGGCTGA
- the metC gene encoding cystathionine beta-lyase, translating into MKKSTRILHAGRKPEAFHGAVNPPVYHASTILHPSVEAMEKSGRTPFEGVRYGRFGTPTTFALEEAVAELEGGHRTVATSSGLAAITGALLAFLKAGDHLLMVDTAYFPTRKFCDTVLTGLGVETTYYDPRVGAGIQALLRPNTRVVFTESPGSLTFEVQDIPAIAQAAHAAGAIVMMDNTWGVLHFQPFTKGVDISIQAATKYIVGHADAMLGTITAATPELWLQVKTSLAAFGHSPGTEEMYLGLRGLRTLPVRLRQHSETALRLTRWLAARPEVDRVLYPPLPSDPGHDLWRRDFTGGCGLFGVILKPASKAAVDAMLDGYSHFKLGFSWGGFESLVIPTSGHSIIRTATDWSPAGPSLRFHAGLEDADDLLEDLERGFGRLACAAS; encoded by the coding sequence ATGAAGAAATCCACCCGCATCCTGCACGCCGGCCGCAAGCCGGAAGCCTTCCACGGCGCCGTCAATCCCCCCGTCTATCACGCCTCCACCATCCTCCACCCCTCGGTGGAAGCCATGGAGAAGAGCGGCAGGACGCCGTTCGAGGGCGTGCGCTACGGCCGTTTCGGCACGCCCACCACCTTCGCGCTGGAAGAGGCGGTGGCGGAGTTGGAGGGCGGGCACCGCACCGTCGCCACCTCGTCGGGGCTGGCGGCCATCACGGGGGCGCTGCTGGCCTTCTTGAAGGCCGGCGACCACCTGCTGATGGTCGATACCGCCTATTTCCCCACGCGGAAGTTCTGCGACACCGTCCTCACCGGACTGGGCGTCGAGACCACCTATTACGACCCGCGGGTCGGCGCCGGCATCCAGGCGCTGCTGCGCCCCAACACAAGGGTGGTGTTCACCGAAAGCCCCGGCTCGCTGACCTTCGAGGTCCAGGACATCCCGGCCATCGCCCAGGCGGCCCATGCGGCCGGCGCCATCGTCATGATGGACAACACCTGGGGCGTGCTGCACTTCCAGCCCTTCACCAAGGGCGTCGACATTTCCATCCAGGCGGCCACCAAGTACATCGTCGGCCATGCCGACGCCATGCTGGGCACCATCACCGCCGCCACGCCCGAGCTGTGGCTGCAGGTCAAGACGTCGCTGGCCGCCTTCGGCCATTCGCCGGGCACCGAGGAGATGTATCTGGGCCTGCGCGGCCTCAGGACCCTGCCCGTCCGCCTGCGCCAGCATTCGGAAACCGCGCTCCGCCTCACCCGGTGGCTGGCGGCGCGGCCCGAGGTGGACAGGGTGCTCTATCCGCCGCTGCCCTCCGATCCCGGCCACGACTTGTGGCGGCGGGACTTCACCGGCGGCTGCGGCCTGTTCGGGGTGATCCTGAAGCCCGCCTCCAAGGCGGCGGTGGATGCCATGCTGGACGGCTATTCCCACTTCAAGCTGGGCTTCTCCTGGGGTGGGTTCGAAAGCCTGGTGATCCCCACCTCGGGGCATTCCATCATCCGCACCGCCACCGACTGGTCCCCCGCCGGGCCCAGCTTGCGCTTCCACGCCGGGCTGGAGGATGCCGACGACCTGCTGGAGGATCTGGAGCGCGGTTTCGGGCGGCTGGCATGCGCCGCCTCCTGA
- a CDS encoding diguanylate cyclase domain-containing protein, translating to MIVNLRIGARLSLIVVILLAALGGVSLYALHEIRDRLMAERQSQSRIMVQGALTQIARFYAMEKDGILPSDAAQKMALRAVDTLRYGPDEYVWVNDSRPVVLSHPIESMVGRNVDDIRDMDGRPLFREFNRISAGSGRGILAYKWPKPNDDVPQLKVSYVEGFAPWGWTVGSGIYVDDIDAAYSEVARRFGWFALLAAVISSAVAWLVASTITRPLSAITHHMTRLASGQNVTVNETGRADEVGELIRAMAAFKRHLAEKEQFREAHDSVLREAGTVFNLINDAVMVTDARNHIKLVNPAFIHITGYGPDEVIGRSPSILASGRHDEAFYAAMWTQLAATGAWSGEIWNRSKSGEIYPEWLSITAIRDREGRATGYVATFSNISERKRRETRMRWQAEHDALTGLANRSHFEASLAMTLAEARENRDQVALLYVDLDGFKQVNDTMGHAAGDTVLASVAKRLHEVVRADDLVARLGGDEFAVVISCLHRESDAQAIAEKIVARMSDPFVVGNATAHIGASVGIALYPAHGDTSEDLILAADAAMYRRKQAGRNGVTLATPMTDGALAS from the coding sequence GTGATCGTCAATTTGCGCATCGGCGCCCGTCTGTCCCTGATCGTCGTCATTCTTCTGGCGGCGCTGGGCGGGGTGTCGCTGTATGCGCTGCACGAGATCCGCGACCGCCTGATGGCCGAGCGCCAAAGCCAAAGCCGCATCATGGTGCAAGGGGCGCTGACCCAGATCGCCCGCTTTTACGCCATGGAGAAGGACGGCATCCTTCCCTCCGACGCGGCGCAGAAGATGGCGCTTCGGGCGGTGGACACGCTCCGCTACGGCCCTGACGAGTATGTGTGGGTCAACGATTCCCGCCCCGTCGTGCTGTCCCATCCCATCGAGAGCATGGTGGGGCGCAACGTGGACGACATCCGCGACATGGACGGCCGTCCACTGTTTCGCGAGTTCAACCGCATCAGCGCCGGCAGCGGCCGCGGAATCCTGGCCTACAAATGGCCCAAGCCCAACGACGACGTGCCCCAGTTGAAGGTCTCCTATGTGGAGGGCTTCGCCCCCTGGGGCTGGACGGTGGGATCGGGCATCTACGTGGACGACATCGACGCCGCCTATTCCGAGGTCGCCCGGCGCTTCGGCTGGTTCGCCCTGCTGGCTGCCGTGATCAGTTCGGCGGTGGCCTGGCTGGTGGCATCGACCATCACCCGGCCGCTTTCGGCCATCACCCATCACATGACCCGGCTGGCGTCGGGGCAGAACGTGACGGTGAACGAGACCGGCCGCGCCGACGAGGTGGGCGAACTGATCCGCGCCATGGCCGCCTTCAAGCGCCATCTGGCCGAGAAGGAGCAGTTCCGCGAGGCCCACGATTCCGTCCTGCGCGAGGCCGGCACCGTCTTCAACCTGATCAACGACGCGGTGATGGTCACCGACGCCCGCAATCACATCAAGCTGGTCAATCCCGCCTTCATCCACATCACCGGCTATGGTCCGGACGAGGTGATCGGGCGGTCTCCTTCCATTCTGGCCTCGGGCCGGCATGACGAGGCGTTCTACGCCGCCATGTGGACGCAGCTGGCCGCCACCGGCGCCTGGAGCGGCGAGATCTGGAACCGCTCGAAGAGCGGGGAGATCTATCCCGAATGGCTGTCGATCACCGCCATCCGGGATCGCGAGGGCCGGGCCACGGGATACGTCGCCACCTTCAGCAATATCAGCGAACGCAAGCGCCGCGAGACCCGCATGCGCTGGCAGGCCGAGCATGACGCCCTGACGGGGCTGGCCAACCGCTCCCATTTCGAGGCCTCGCTGGCCATGACCCTGGCCGAGGCCCGCGAGAACCGGGACCAGGTCGCCCTGCTCTATGTGGATCTGGACGGGTTCAAGCAGGTCAACGACACCATGGGGCATGCCGCCGGCGATACGGTGCTGGCTTCCGTGGCCAAGCGCCTGCACGAGGTGGTCCGCGCCGACGATCTGGTGGCGCGGCTGGGCGGTGATGAATTCGCGGTGGTGATTTCCTGCCTGCATCGCGAATCCGATGCCCAGGCCATCGCCGAGAAGATCGTCGCCCGGATGTCGGATCCCTTCGTGGTGGGCAACGCCACCGCTCATATCGGGGCCAGCGTCGGCATCGCGCTTTATCCCGCCCATGGCGACACGTCCGAGGACCTGATCCTTGCCGCCGACGCGGCCATGTACCGGCGCAAGCAGGCGGGGCGCAACGGCGTCACCCTGGCCACTCCCATGACCGACGGCGCCCTGGCGTCGTAA